The following coding sequences lie in one Myxococcus xanthus genomic window:
- a CDS encoding BatD family protein: MRRTGSALGVVFAVFALLASAPAWAASDDLDFYQTADREEVGTEDTFRLTVVVVDAPANAQVKLPESGDFSILSSSRSSQRSISLSGGGPAVIQDVTRHVLVMQATRAGRLKIPPSQITVRGKTYRTQPVELTVKAGRVGGAPPSGQAGRGSGRQPDPFSSIQSQMQQMEEAFGDMMEPDRPTIPRGDSDLFLRASLDRDNVYVGEQVTLSLYIYSRVDLSSVDAVTMPKLEGFWTEEVESPTQLSGEQRVVDGIPYRAYLLRRRAIFPVKSGTLSITPAEADITTGFLFAGHRVHRVSNALKVKVKPLPPGGPEDMPNAHVGNWKLSMDVSQTRVELGQPVTVKVSLEGVGNVKNVTPPALKGPAALKIYDPTTTDKVSPQRHRVQGRRVMEYLVMPQRTGSFTLPALEFTYFDPRARKYEVARTDPVTITVEAGAGGASSIASASPQSSSDQANEQKNVLTAGGLRPVRYQAQFEAPGVPVWKRGFFVPTVLAPLGLLLGVTLMGGVRGRLALRSEAGRGRQQAKAARKRLADAEKLQSSGDVGAFYGEVEKALHGFLEARLGMPVVGLTREVLAEKLTAAGANEERRAKVLFVLEACDFGRYGGGGDPAERQKVMDAAAAAMEGWA; this comes from the coding sequence ATGAGAAGGACTGGTAGCGCCCTCGGCGTGGTGTTCGCCGTGTTCGCCCTGCTGGCCAGCGCGCCGGCGTGGGCGGCCTCGGACGACCTCGATTTCTACCAGACGGCGGACCGTGAGGAGGTGGGCACCGAGGACACCTTCCGCCTCACGGTGGTGGTGGTGGACGCGCCCGCCAACGCGCAGGTGAAGTTGCCGGAGTCGGGGGACTTCTCCATCCTCTCCAGCTCGCGCAGCAGCCAGCGCTCCATCTCCCTGTCGGGCGGTGGCCCCGCCGTCATCCAGGACGTCACGCGGCACGTGTTGGTGATGCAGGCCACGCGCGCGGGGCGGCTCAAGATTCCACCGTCGCAAATCACGGTGCGCGGCAAGACGTACCGCACGCAGCCCGTGGAGTTGACGGTGAAGGCCGGCCGGGTGGGCGGTGCGCCGCCGTCCGGCCAGGCGGGGCGCGGGAGTGGCCGGCAGCCGGATCCCTTCTCCAGCATCCAGTCGCAGATGCAGCAGATGGAAGAGGCCTTCGGCGACATGATGGAGCCGGACCGGCCCACGATTCCCCGTGGGGACTCCGACCTCTTCCTGCGCGCCAGCCTGGACCGGGACAACGTGTACGTGGGCGAGCAGGTGACGCTGTCGCTCTACATCTATTCGCGCGTGGACCTGTCCAGCGTGGACGCCGTCACCATGCCCAAGCTGGAGGGCTTCTGGACGGAAGAGGTGGAGAGCCCCACGCAGCTGTCGGGCGAGCAGCGCGTGGTGGACGGCATCCCGTACCGCGCCTACCTGCTGCGCCGCCGCGCCATCTTCCCGGTGAAGTCCGGCACGCTGTCCATCACCCCCGCGGAGGCGGACATCACCACCGGCTTCCTCTTCGCCGGCCACCGCGTGCACCGGGTGTCCAACGCGCTCAAGGTGAAGGTGAAGCCGCTGCCGCCCGGTGGGCCGGAGGACATGCCCAACGCGCACGTGGGCAACTGGAAGCTGTCCATGGACGTCTCGCAGACGCGCGTGGAGCTGGGCCAGCCCGTCACGGTGAAGGTCAGCCTGGAAGGGGTGGGCAACGTGAAGAACGTCACGCCCCCCGCGCTGAAGGGCCCCGCCGCGCTCAAGATTTATGACCCCACCACGACGGACAAGGTGTCGCCGCAGCGCCACCGTGTGCAGGGCCGGCGGGTGATGGAGTACCTGGTGATGCCGCAGCGCACGGGCAGCTTCACGTTGCCCGCGCTGGAGTTCACCTACTTCGACCCGCGCGCCCGCAAGTACGAGGTGGCGCGCACCGACCCGGTGACGATTACGGTGGAGGCGGGCGCGGGCGGAGCATCGTCCATCGCCTCGGCGTCGCCTCAGTCTTCGTCGGACCAGGCCAACGAGCAGAAGAACGTGCTGACAGCGGGAGGCCTGCGGCCGGTGCGCTACCAGGCCCAATTCGAGGCGCCGGGCGTGCCCGTGTGGAAGCGGGGCTTCTTTGTCCCGACGGTGCTGGCCCCGCTGGGGCTGCTGCTGGGCGTGACGCTGATGGGCGGCGTGCGCGGGCGGCTGGCGCTGCGCAGCGAGGCGGGGCGTGGGCGTCAGCAGGCGAAGGCCGCGCGCAAGCGTCTGGCGGATGCGGAGAAGCTCCAGTCCAGCGGGGACGTGGGGGCCTTCTACGGCGAGGTGGAGAAGGCGCTGCACGGCTTCCTGGAGGCGCGGCTGGGCATGCCGGTGGTGGGCCTCACCCGTGAGGTGCTCGCCGAGAAGCTGACAGCGGCGGGCGCGAATGAGGAGCGGCGCGCCAAGGTGCTCTTCGTGCTGGAGGCGTGCGACTTCGGGCGTTACGGCGGCGGGGGTGACCCGGCCGAGCGACAGAAGGTGATGGATGCCGCCGCGGCGGCCATGGAGGGCTGGGCGTGA
- a CDS encoding tetratricopeptide repeat protein: MSAVKTRAARWLTWGLVTSLALPSPVWAAGPLERDHPLVEQGREAYTAGRFEEALEAFEAAKKERPNDVTVDFNRADAMAKLGRIADAKALFQSVTESNRADLRQKAWYNLGNLHATTGDRQEALKAYRRALTLDPQDVQARHNYEVVLRNLPPPQDKGQDGGTDGGNDGGSDGGRPDAGEDGGTKGDGGTPQDGGTDGGSDGGADGGADGGASDGGMDGGADGGDGDGGSDGGSDGGADGGDQGPPDKGDGGADGGADGGQDDGEGEPQDGGSDGGSAGEEDSEESEADGGSSQSDLDRQEAERLLDAMKQNEKNLQLWRFQQKKKQRKPNEKDW; encoded by the coding sequence ATGAGCGCCGTGAAGACGCGCGCGGCGCGGTGGCTGACGTGGGGCCTGGTGACGTCGCTGGCGTTGCCGTCGCCCGTGTGGGCCGCGGGGCCGCTGGAGCGGGACCACCCGTTGGTGGAGCAGGGCCGCGAGGCGTACACGGCGGGCCGCTTCGAGGAAGCGCTGGAGGCGTTCGAGGCCGCGAAGAAGGAGCGCCCCAACGACGTCACGGTGGACTTCAATCGCGCGGACGCGATGGCCAAGCTGGGGCGCATCGCGGATGCGAAGGCGCTGTTCCAGTCGGTGACGGAGTCCAACCGCGCCGACCTCCGGCAGAAGGCCTGGTACAATCTGGGCAACCTGCATGCGACCACCGGAGACCGGCAGGAAGCGCTGAAGGCCTACCGGCGCGCGCTCACGCTGGACCCGCAGGACGTGCAGGCCCGCCACAACTACGAGGTGGTGCTGCGCAACCTGCCGCCGCCGCAGGACAAGGGCCAGGATGGCGGCACGGACGGTGGCAACGACGGCGGCAGTGATGGTGGGCGCCCGGATGCCGGCGAGGACGGCGGCACGAAGGGCGACGGCGGCACGCCCCAGGACGGTGGCACCGATGGTGGCTCGGACGGCGGTGCCGACGGAGGCGCGGATGGCGGCGCCAGCGATGGCGGCATGGACGGCGGTGCCGACGGTGGCGACGGTGATGGTGGCAGCGACGGCGGCTCCGACGGAGGCGCGGACGGCGGCGACCAGGGCCCACCGGACAAGGGGGACGGGGGCGCGGACGGCGGCGCGGATGGTGGACAGGACGACGGAGAGGGCGAGCCCCAGGACGGTGGCAGCGACGGCGGCAGCGCGGGAGAAGAAGACTCGGAGGAATCCGAGGCGGACGGCGGCTCCAGCCAGTCGGACCTGGACCGGCAGGAGGCGGAGCGCCTGCTGGATGCGATGAAGCAGAATGAGAAGAACCTCCAGCTCTGGCGGTTCCAGCAGAAGAAGAAGCAGAGGAAGCCGAATGAGAAGGACTGGTAG
- the sctQ gene encoding type III secretion system cytoplasmic ring protein SctQ has protein sequence MNTRIEYASSRKVRPLRRLGTRRLTRAHLVLAERPQAAGLGRDALEAVTTALTRELGCLVNAEARFLESVVSPSVGLGEPAIFALLELSAVGGTAVLELEPALAFMGLERIAGAGQRPGVVTELARLEESTLAYVLLVALSAVRAAGGAYPWLGPRLAGVTMSRSDVVARLDPREPLVGIELMVAVGESRAGARLLLPSQVVQTVFQALPVERAPGIAPEVLAASLEARCLVGQTPLSANALDALVVGDVVVFEGVRKQAGQLFGPGRLVTRGFALSGDFLAEGFSLTRAQGRGIPQESDMVAVTKQEEGMPPLPVDVEIELTRVMIPLSELAALKPGALLPLHINVSEPVVLRVGDRAVARAELVEIEGEVGARVLALLP, from the coding sequence ATGAATACCCGTATCGAATACGCCTCCAGCCGGAAGGTCCGCCCCCTGCGCCGCTTGGGAACGCGCCGGCTGACCCGGGCGCACCTCGTGCTCGCGGAGCGGCCCCAGGCCGCGGGCCTCGGACGGGATGCGCTGGAGGCGGTGACGACGGCACTGACTCGGGAGCTCGGCTGTTTGGTGAACGCGGAGGCCCGTTTCCTGGAGTCCGTCGTCTCGCCTTCGGTCGGACTGGGCGAGCCCGCGATTTTCGCGCTGCTGGAGCTGTCGGCGGTGGGAGGCACGGCGGTGCTGGAGCTGGAGCCCGCGCTCGCCTTCATGGGGCTGGAGCGCATCGCTGGCGCGGGGCAGCGGCCCGGCGTGGTGACGGAGTTGGCCCGGTTGGAAGAGTCGACGTTGGCCTATGTCCTGCTGGTCGCGCTCTCCGCGGTGAGGGCGGCGGGCGGGGCATACCCGTGGCTCGGTCCACGGCTCGCGGGCGTGACGATGTCCAGGTCGGACGTGGTGGCGCGCTTGGACCCGCGCGAACCCTTGGTTGGCATTGAGCTGATGGTGGCCGTGGGCGAGTCGCGCGCGGGCGCGCGGTTGCTGCTGCCGTCACAGGTGGTCCAGACGGTGTTCCAAGCGCTTCCGGTGGAGCGTGCGCCGGGCATCGCGCCAGAGGTGCTGGCCGCCTCGCTGGAGGCCCGGTGCCTCGTAGGCCAGACGCCGCTGTCCGCGAACGCTCTGGACGCGCTCGTGGTGGGGGACGTCGTCGTCTTCGAAGGCGTGCGCAAGCAGGCCGGCCAGCTCTTCGGGCCGGGGCGGCTGGTGACGCGCGGATTCGCGCTCTCGGGAGACTTCCTCGCCGAGGGCTTTTCACTGACCCGCGCGCAGGGGCGTGGGATTCCCCAGGAGTCGGACATGGTGGCCGTGACCAAGCAGGAGGAGGGCATGCCTCCGCTGCCCGTGGATGTGGAAATCGAGCTGACGCGGGTGATGATTCCCCTGTCGGAACTCGCGGCGCTCAAGCCTGGCGCGCTGCTTCCCCTGCACATCAACGTCAGTGAGCCAGTGGTGCTGCGCGTGGGAGACCGCGCGGTGGCCCGCGCCGAGTTGGTGGAAATCGAGGGCGAGGTAGGAGCCCGCGTCCTGGCGCTGCTGCCGTGA
- a CDS encoding flagellar M-ring protein FliF — protein sequence MLLLFRRAVFVLLLVSVTACRERIQHGLDERQANELQSVLVERGLDARKVPEAGKKPTWSIEVADEHASDAVRILSELGLPRLKEEVGCDVFGGGGLVRTPVEESVCRVRVMERSLEKTLQSVEGVLLARVHLVVPAPPRVGQAPGPSKASAMLRVAPGNAARVRQSSETLKVLLAGGVEGLSPEAVSLLVDEVSTRVEAPTVVGVSPLTRLRALLAVLGLMVTGLSVALVLVTLRMRHYRDRTPTPSAPPGPARPVLSPGPARKVA from the coding sequence ATGCTTTTGCTTTTCCGTCGCGCTGTCTTCGTCCTCCTACTCGTGAGCGTCACGGCCTGCCGCGAGCGCATCCAGCATGGCTTGGATGAGCGGCAGGCCAACGAGCTTCAATCCGTGCTCGTCGAGCGAGGGCTCGACGCGCGCAAGGTCCCCGAGGCGGGCAAGAAGCCCACGTGGTCCATCGAGGTGGCGGACGAGCACGCCTCGGACGCGGTCCGCATCCTGTCGGAGCTGGGGCTGCCGAGGCTGAAGGAGGAAGTGGGGTGTGACGTCTTCGGCGGTGGCGGGCTGGTGCGCACGCCGGTGGAGGAGAGCGTCTGCCGAGTGAGGGTGATGGAGCGGAGCCTGGAGAAGACGCTCCAATCCGTGGAAGGGGTGCTGCTCGCGCGCGTCCACCTGGTGGTGCCCGCGCCGCCGAGAGTGGGACAGGCCCCGGGTCCATCGAAGGCATCGGCCATGCTTCGCGTGGCGCCGGGCAATGCGGCACGGGTGCGGCAATCCTCCGAGACGTTGAAGGTCCTCCTCGCGGGTGGTGTGGAGGGCCTGTCGCCAGAAGCCGTCTCGCTGTTGGTGGACGAGGTCTCCACCCGAGTGGAGGCTCCGACGGTGGTGGGCGTGTCTCCGCTGACCCGACTGCGTGCCCTCCTGGCGGTGTTGGGCCTCATGGTGACGGGGCTGTCGGTAGCGCTGGTGCTGGTGACGCTCCGGATGCGGCACTACCGCGACCGGACGCCGACTCCGTCCGCGCCGCCTGGACCCGCGCGGCCCGTGTTGTCACCGGGACCGGCGCGCAAGGTGGCGTGA
- a CDS encoding tetratricopeptide repeat protein gives MTAKLECPECRAAVGGNDFQCTQCGLLLDPQQASGEYVITEPTIVRALLSPPQRTRTMELPRPPPQHPTPHDLATARFTVPMDSHTVPHLRAGLDIALQPLHPFEAHIASFIDGDHAVPELAQAARLPEIEVKVVLKALLERGVVELHRLPGAPAMRTMTDELPILDGQDFLVPEPMALGDEEPPTRQVPPSPPIIPPRTVRRLGIEPGSAEDFLQRAVRWEREGQVDRAIDVLTRAIARVPEAAVIYSKLALILVHQRKDYRRAVELLKRAVALEPNHPVFQQNLLKVTGLAAASPSPHKEEKRGLFARLTGRRS, from the coding sequence ATGACTGCGAAACTCGAATGTCCCGAGTGCCGGGCGGCAGTGGGTGGAAACGACTTCCAGTGCACACAGTGCGGGTTGTTGCTGGACCCGCAGCAGGCCAGCGGGGAGTACGTCATCACCGAGCCCACCATCGTCCGGGCGCTGCTGTCCCCGCCGCAGCGAACGCGCACCATGGAGCTGCCGAGGCCCCCGCCCCAGCACCCCACACCGCATGACCTGGCCACCGCGCGCTTCACGGTTCCCATGGACTCGCACACCGTGCCGCACCTGCGCGCCGGGTTGGACATCGCGCTCCAGCCGCTCCACCCCTTCGAGGCGCACATCGCCTCCTTCATCGACGGGGACCATGCCGTGCCGGAGCTGGCCCAGGCGGCGCGGCTGCCCGAAATCGAGGTGAAGGTCGTCCTCAAGGCCTTGCTGGAGCGCGGCGTCGTGGAGCTCCACCGCCTGCCCGGCGCGCCCGCCATGCGCACGATGACGGACGAGCTGCCCATCCTGGACGGGCAGGACTTCCTCGTGCCAGAGCCCATGGCACTCGGGGACGAGGAGCCTCCCACGCGGCAAGTGCCCCCGAGCCCGCCCATCATCCCACCGCGCACCGTCCGGCGGCTCGGAATCGAGCCAGGGTCGGCGGAGGACTTCCTCCAGCGCGCCGTGCGGTGGGAGCGCGAGGGCCAGGTGGACCGGGCCATCGACGTGCTCACCCGCGCCATTGCCCGGGTGCCCGAAGCCGCGGTGATCTACAGCAAGCTGGCCCTCATCCTGGTCCACCAGCGCAAGGACTACCGGCGGGCTGTGGAGCTGCTGAAGCGCGCGGTGGCGCTGGAGCCGAACCATCCCGTCTTCCAGCAGAACCTGCTCAAGGTGACAGGCCTCGCGGCGGCCTCCCCGAGCCCTCACAAGGAAGAGAAACGCGGCCTCTTCGCGCGCCTCACGGGCCGCCGGAGCTGA
- a CDS encoding SH3 domain-containing protein codes for MSGYYTPEEAQDIFLKANEAYAREDYAAAKEGYEKLLANGQGGPDVLYNLGTTHLAQGDLGRAVLSLEQARKEGGQAPDLEANLAVARARQVDKVVGATAEDAFLPRVAAATDGPVVAWTFLGTWVAAFVLVLLWRLLGRGRRTAVGVLAVLLFAVAVPSGLLVATHAYVGATVHEAVVLAPTLVARELPQPGARSIFEVHAGLKVRLLEETGRFVRIRLPNGLEGWAEREGVAEI; via the coding sequence GTGAGCGGCTACTACACGCCGGAAGAGGCGCAGGACATCTTCCTCAAGGCCAACGAGGCCTACGCGCGCGAGGACTACGCGGCGGCCAAGGAGGGCTACGAGAAGCTGCTGGCGAACGGCCAGGGCGGCCCCGACGTGCTCTACAACCTGGGCACCACGCACCTGGCGCAAGGCGATTTGGGCCGCGCGGTGCTGTCGCTCGAACAGGCCCGGAAGGAAGGGGGCCAGGCTCCAGATTTGGAAGCCAACCTCGCGGTGGCCCGGGCGCGACAGGTGGACAAGGTGGTGGGCGCCACCGCCGAGGACGCCTTCCTGCCTCGCGTCGCCGCGGCCACGGATGGCCCGGTGGTGGCGTGGACCTTCCTGGGCACCTGGGTGGCGGCCTTCGTCCTCGTGCTGCTCTGGCGGTTGCTGGGACGGGGCCGGCGGACGGCGGTGGGCGTGCTGGCGGTCCTGCTCTTCGCGGTGGCGGTGCCGTCAGGGCTGCTGGTGGCCACGCACGCCTACGTGGGGGCCACGGTGCACGAGGCCGTGGTGCTGGCGCCCACGCTGGTGGCGCGCGAGCTGCCTCAGCCCGGCGCCCGTTCCATCTTCGAGGTGCACGCCGGCCTCAAGGTGCGCCTGCTCGAAGAGACGGGCCGCTTCGTCCGTATCCGTCTGCCCAACGGCCTGGAGGGCTGGGCCGAGCGGGAAGGCGTGGCCGAAATCTGA
- a CDS encoding PilZ domain-containing protein, which translates to MRTTDGGPQIAERFHPRVDANLPVKVLLKGRSVMVRARDVSMAGLFLMAHPADTARELAIAVPLPGDREIVTTCQIRRREVDGVALEFGELDWDDLIALARYLHPRLP; encoded by the coding sequence GTGCGGACGACCGATGGCGGCCCCCAGATTGCCGAGCGCTTTCACCCACGCGTCGACGCCAACCTCCCCGTGAAGGTGCTCCTCAAGGGACGCTCGGTGATGGTTCGCGCTCGAGACGTGTCCATGGCGGGCCTGTTCTTGATGGCCCACCCGGCCGACACCGCGCGGGAGCTCGCCATCGCGGTGCCACTGCCTGGCGACCGGGAAATCGTCACCACCTGCCAGATTCGCCGCCGCGAAGTGGACGGTGTGGCGCTGGAGTTCGGCGAGCTGGACTGGGACGACCTCATCGCCCTGGCGCGCTACCTCCACCCGCGCCTGCCCTGA
- a CDS encoding ATP-dependent helicase HrpB, whose protein sequence is MAMDTLGPVGGAGASPAVEPSRERFSKVLDEVKGPAKGTGVPVATEGPPKPAPTAAPRGVSRAEGVGPAAPGCADVKPGTRVDSVQAARAQQAAQVLDRVGQAQKRLDHILQLAQSGRSFTPAELLALQAHVYRASQELDLAGKVVEKATGGVKQVLQTQV, encoded by the coding sequence ATGGCCATGGACACGTTGGGGCCGGTGGGGGGAGCGGGCGCGTCGCCCGCGGTGGAGCCCAGCCGGGAGCGATTCAGCAAGGTGTTGGACGAGGTGAAGGGGCCTGCGAAGGGCACAGGGGTTCCGGTGGCCACGGAGGGGCCGCCGAAGCCCGCGCCCACGGCGGCGCCGCGGGGTGTCTCCCGGGCCGAAGGGGTGGGACCCGCGGCGCCGGGCTGCGCGGACGTGAAGCCGGGCACTCGCGTGGACTCGGTGCAGGCGGCGCGAGCACAGCAGGCGGCGCAGGTGTTGGACCGGGTGGGGCAGGCGCAAAAGCGGCTGGACCACATCCTTCAGTTGGCGCAGTCCGGCCGCAGCTTCACGCCCGCGGAGTTGCTCGCGTTGCAGGCCCATGTCTACCGGGCGAGCCAGGAACTCGACCTCGCCGGCAAGGTCGTTGAGAAGGCGACTGGCGGCGTCAAGCAGGTCCTCCAGACCCAGGTTTGA
- a CDS encoding vWA domain-containing protein, with amino-acid sequence MPPLPAFNNPEALWGLLLVPLLLWQAWRERRARATLRFSAAHVFARGGRGFRTYLLPLLPLLRVAAVTAAVLAIARPQVRDSRVRDLSVEGIDIVVALDLSTSMEAGDFRPQNRMHVAKEVLSEFIANRVNDRIGLVVFAGAAYTQAPLTLDYGVLKEVVKQLRTRVLEDGTAIGDALATSLNRLRDSEAKSRVVVLITDGDNNSGKISPMDSANMAQALKVPIYTILVGKGGKVPFPQGTDLFGNTVWRDTEIPINPELMQDIADRTGGEYYRATDPEQLREGLQKVLDSLERSKLMEGGASATYREEFHPFLLAAFGLAALELLLRASFLRVFP; translated from the coding sequence ATGCCGCCGCTCCCCGCGTTCAATAACCCCGAGGCGCTCTGGGGACTGCTGCTCGTGCCGCTGCTGCTCTGGCAGGCCTGGCGGGAGCGGCGTGCCCGCGCCACGCTGCGTTTCTCCGCGGCGCACGTCTTCGCCCGGGGTGGCCGCGGCTTCCGCACGTACCTGTTGCCGCTGTTGCCGCTGTTGCGCGTGGCGGCGGTGACGGCGGCGGTGCTGGCCATCGCTCGGCCGCAGGTGCGTGACTCGCGCGTGCGGGACTTGTCGGTGGAGGGCATCGACATCGTGGTGGCGTTGGACCTGTCCACGTCGATGGAGGCCGGTGACTTCCGTCCGCAGAACCGCATGCACGTCGCCAAGGAAGTGCTGAGCGAGTTCATCGCCAACCGGGTGAACGACCGCATCGGCCTGGTGGTGTTCGCGGGCGCGGCGTACACGCAGGCGCCGCTGACGTTGGACTACGGCGTGCTGAAGGAAGTGGTGAAGCAGCTGCGCACGCGCGTGCTGGAGGACGGCACGGCGATTGGTGACGCGCTGGCCACGTCCCTCAATCGCCTGCGGGACTCGGAGGCGAAGAGCCGGGTGGTGGTGCTCATCACCGACGGCGACAACAACTCCGGGAAGATTTCGCCCATGGACTCGGCGAACATGGCCCAGGCGCTGAAGGTGCCCATCTACACGATTCTGGTGGGCAAGGGCGGCAAGGTGCCCTTCCCGCAAGGCACGGACCTGTTCGGCAACACCGTGTGGCGTGACACGGAGATTCCCATCAACCCGGAGCTGATGCAGGACATCGCGGACCGCACCGGCGGCGAGTACTACCGCGCCACGGACCCCGAGCAGCTGCGTGAGGGACTCCAGAAGGTGCTCGATTCGCTGGAGCGCTCGAAGCTGATGGAGGGCGGCGCCAGCGCCACCTACCGCGAGGAGTTCCATCCCTTCCTCCTGGCCGCCTTCGGCCTCGCCGCGCTGGAGTTGCTCCTGCGCGCCTCCTTCCTGAGGGTCTTCCCGTGA
- a CDS encoding response regulator: MAGNSQAPFHILLVEDEPVIRELVRSMLSDGTVDVVCAATGLEGLKLAKSQTFHLILMDVVLPQLDGISVCRILKGDPATAGVPLYMLTAKAKRSDMESATQAGADGYIHKPFRGAELMALVERLREAGPKPELP; encoded by the coding sequence ATGGCTGGCAATTCCCAGGCACCCTTCCACATCCTTCTGGTCGAGGATGAGCCGGTCATCCGGGAGCTGGTGCGCTCCATGCTGAGTGACGGCACCGTGGACGTGGTGTGCGCCGCCACGGGGCTGGAGGGCCTGAAGCTGGCCAAGAGCCAGACGTTCCACCTCATCCTGATGGATGTGGTGTTGCCGCAGCTGGACGGCATTTCCGTGTGCCGCATCCTCAAGGGGGACCCGGCCACCGCGGGGGTGCCTCTCTACATGCTCACCGCGAAGGCGAAGCGCTCCGACATGGAGAGCGCCACCCAGGCGGGGGCGGACGGCTACATCCACAAGCCCTTCCGGGGCGCCGAGCTGATGGCGCTGGTGGAGCGGCTGCGCGAAGCGGGGCCGAAGCCGGAGCTGCCCTGA
- a CDS encoding VWA domain-containing protein, producing the protein MTPVEPWRFTVLGYQAGLAQPLFLLFVLAGMTLGLLALVGALRRRSRVRALLHERYAERFTPGVSVWRPATQGGLYGLGLALFGFALAQPQCGTKSELTKRRGIDVVVALDASKSMLARDIQPSRLERAKLELTTLLDELKGDRVGLVVFAGDAFIQSPLTSDYSAVKLFLRAVDPEVMPQGGTNVGAALRLSRQVLENADRGSKERVVVLLTDGEDLVGDVAEATEALKDAGVQVLAVGVGSESGEPIPVFDRRGAFVDYKKDAAGETVITRLDRAGLTAIAEATGGTFYFQPRGVAMSQVVERIDQMQKSELESRVTVRYDERFQSFAIPGLALLALGMLLLPSSRRRPSP; encoded by the coding sequence GTGACGCCCGTGGAACCCTGGCGCTTCACCGTGCTCGGCTACCAGGCGGGGCTCGCGCAGCCCCTCTTCCTGCTGTTCGTGCTCGCGGGCATGACGCTGGGCCTGCTCGCGCTGGTGGGGGCGCTGCGGCGCCGCTCGCGCGTGCGGGCGCTGCTGCATGAACGCTACGCGGAGCGCTTCACGCCGGGCGTGTCGGTGTGGCGTCCGGCCACGCAGGGCGGGCTGTACGGCCTGGGGTTGGCGCTCTTCGGCTTCGCGCTGGCGCAGCCGCAGTGTGGCACCAAGAGCGAGCTGACGAAGCGGCGCGGCATCGACGTGGTGGTGGCGTTGGATGCCTCCAAGTCCATGCTGGCGCGGGACATCCAGCCCAGCCGCCTGGAGCGCGCGAAGCTGGAACTGACCACGCTGCTGGACGAGCTGAAGGGCGACCGCGTGGGCCTGGTGGTGTTCGCGGGGGATGCGTTCATCCAGTCCCCGCTCACGTCGGACTACTCGGCGGTGAAGCTGTTCCTGCGCGCGGTGGACCCGGAGGTGATGCCCCAGGGCGGCACCAACGTGGGCGCGGCGCTGCGACTGTCGCGGCAGGTGCTGGAGAACGCGGACCGCGGCTCGAAGGAGCGCGTGGTCGTCCTGCTGACGGACGGCGAGGACCTGGTGGGCGACGTGGCGGAGGCCACCGAGGCGCTGAAGGATGCGGGCGTGCAGGTGCTGGCGGTGGGCGTGGGCTCGGAGTCCGGTGAGCCCATCCCCGTCTTCGACCGGCGCGGCGCGTTCGTGGACTACAAGAAGGACGCCGCGGGGGAGACGGTGATTACGCGGTTGGACCGGGCGGGGCTGACGGCCATCGCCGAGGCCACCGGGGGCACCTTCTACTTCCAGCCCCGTGGCGTGGCCATGTCGCAGGTGGTGGAGCGCATCGACCAGATGCAGAAGAGTGAGCTGGAGAGCCGGGTGACGGTCCGCTACGACGAGCGCTTCCAGTCGTTCGCCATTCCGGGGCTGGCCTTGCTGGCGCTGGGCATGTTGCTGCTGCCGTCGTCGCGCCGGAGGCCGTCGCCATGA